A single region of the Malus sylvestris chromosome 8, drMalSylv7.2, whole genome shotgun sequence genome encodes:
- the LOC126632111 gene encoding histone-lysine N-methyltransferase ASHH2-like isoform X1, with amino-acid sequence MACGNSILVEGLLCEHVTEQQMGSEILVQSVPEQPSCLEPLLDSAVQHASVPDGAPGLSRNDSVGCVSSGEVIESCKVDRDGLVGECENADDLELRSTLSGEWRLNRCCSTESQSNVDGSNSESDRTCLKEGGPQLEDGSAALVGDCEIPLEVICQTGSSGDGVQQDEQRDDKSFSSLYSKEVMEVTEEKGDIYLEIKNDICEPVSPLQGVEIPSEPAEMEACSSPHKEEKGFNILAGPSLEAAYKESVVSSGIEDDLCNRTSPARDVEMHSEVSFACDLVPNCDCKNEQMDDSGVSGLSSLSTERTTEVVEMKSNVDTCTQIFPSQGFERALEDLHMPDLLSSCAQQNDQISDKIIDGFLVERSIEILEKNSDVMTDVEAVILTQISPVKVDVHYSKEGPSEIASNCIIENSVSMQSCQTLGIAENSVSGLSTDMVVVMKSNINEILPPEGCQGAFEGSHVSDSPSVCTQENGLRNDKVFDFASSERVTEFLEQKSDATANMMFEIGTQISLMEEKVSNLKECSCGLSPYGIHKKSVSLKLFQSFDTVNNGSSESVDVPDKNDSPGNVDSSISFDRSGEKYHEGNDNVKVGCVSKPKYPDIVALSSRRSGRSRKTQTKRAPRKGRSTSKELQPLGSLETVFKAAGRKRSCLSKPARSSVWGLLGSVTQSFEESNRLEVSQGKNQGSQKRRSGQRSGQRNQSGAGGNSQGSRGTSSASTNRVRLKVKVGKEVCKSSLYITVSEVVDTSASTNSVKKGNGNEGNWRNATVGEDRTYLDAPVMDVDLANKDLESVVLTENSAEDVIDNFRGVPSHSVAVSSGGSVGTSFTDPGTSPDSEIINMVPDADVEARLQEDSHGNVLTSDKVFAASGDFKKGNKKHKVPHAKNCVWEGDKLYSASMNKEMQSEPDACGQSQDFFPSEILTSYTCANASSNSSNDKESSLEALRLSGETDHGISRDVLRVELGADNLDVGLGLPKSQSSKSKGLKHPKVRSRGCDSASKKGNAHRLTENQKQSANKKKVMIKADGDQVSCKVESLPESGDHLADNNRKTDSVNDAECIGVPNLDMVPVDLDKHYLPPRNAWVLCDDCHKWRHIPAELADVIDEQKCTWTCKDNKDEAFADCSIPQEKSNSEINAELDISDASGDEDASGTRSKYKELECWRPTVSQQNVASIKTNQFLHRGRKTQNIDEIMVCHCKPPSDGQLGCGDDCLNRMLNIECVRGACPCRDLCSNQQFQKRRYAKLEKFRSGKKGFGLRLLEDIFKGHFLIEYVGEVLDTNAYEARQKEYAVKGHRHFYFMTLNGSEVIDACAKGNLGRFINHSCDPNCRTEKWMVNGEICIGLFALRDIKKGEEVTFDYNYVRVFGAAAKKCHCGSSVCRGYIGGDLLDSEVIVQDDSDEEYMEPVMIPEDAVSEDRSDNTLPANKVIDDSIIAIGELEYTTQREESVNQSDSLVSHIHAPLELKHSRQKLPSSVQPVEASQQTEDVASIPMPVIEQEIFGEREPTEKSSNSFERLETSTTKVLSKSLSDGTDGDRKSKSGTIEAGQFPSKVRSNVKTSKSSSFVKKSKVKITPNGNKIQVTATKSHVLSIKPQRLTEGSVEEKLNELLDGEGGINKRKDSTKGYLKLLILTAVSGDSGSGEVIQSNRDLSMILDALLKTKSRMVLIDVINKNGLRMLHNVMKKYREDFKKIPILRKLLKVLEYLAMKQILTSDHITGGPPCAGMESFMESMLSLTEHEDRQVHQIARNFRDKWIPRPFRRHGYVDRIDSKMEFNRGSNCNRFSASHDNWRDQSGRSTEAIDSAKQSMVSTTSVSTGVQEVSSAPCMGGCPTSETKVRKRKSRWDQPADPDSSLLQNREQKSESGLSRQLAPSPSLGIGEMALHLERVSGEDGTCSSSVHGNCQQNDGTEMNLDDIPPGFDAPAISSMASSSLCPLKCAAPAVGHPQEKFVSRLPVSYGIPVSAMQQYGTLHAETVETWTVAPGIPFHPFPPLPSFPRQKKGPSPSHTVNHVAVSQPAEGKHDRCVPATSLSNESIPGTTGANQAEFSIPCANNQYTSKRPRGFSNDLGRRYFKQQKYWNNNNTKFGPPSSGDRNGLGCNGNHSGGGTNGVIGVGNVVNEHRSSYYANVNQHPQHN; translated from the exons ATGGCTTGTGGAAATTCGATTTTAGTTGAGGGTCTTTTGTGTGAGCATGTCACCGAGCAGCAGATGGGCTCAGAGATCTTGGTGCAATCTGTTCCTGAGCAGCCATCCTGCTTAGAGCCTTTACTTGATTCTGCTGTTCAACATGCCAGTGTACCAGATGGGGCTCCGGGATTGTCTAGGAATGACAGTGTTGGTTGTGTGAGCTCTGGTGAGGTTATAGAGTCGTGCAAGGTTGATAGAGATGGTTTGGTGGGTGAGTGTGAGAATGCGGATGATTTGGAATTGCGAAGTACGTTGAGCGGAGAATGGAGGCTCAATAGGTGTTGCTCAACTGAGAGTCAGAGTAATGTTGATGGTTCCAATAGCGAAAGTGACCGGACGTGCTTGAAGGAAGGTGGGCCTCAACTTGAGGATGGATCTGCTGCTTTAGTTGGGGACTGTGAAATCCCTTTGGAAGTCATATGTCAGACTGGTTCATCAGGAGATGGTGTCCAACAGGATGAGCAGAGAGATGATAAGAGTTTTAGTTCTCTCTATTCTAAAGAGGTTATGGAAGTTACGGAAGAGAAAGGTGACATTTATCTTGAGATAAAGAATGATATCTGTGAACCAGTATCTCCTTTGCAGGGTGTTGAAATTCCCTCAGAACCAGCAGAAATGGAGGCTTGCAGTAGTCCCCATAAAGAAGAGAAGGGTTTCAACATCTTAGCTGGTCCCTCTTTGGAAGCTGCGTATAAGGAGAGTGTTGTTTCCAGTGGGATAGAAGATGATTTGTGCAACAGGACATCACCTGCACGAGATGTTGAAATGCATTCAGAAGTATCATTTGCATGTGATTTAGTGCCTAATTGTGACTGTAAGAATGAGCAGATGGATGATAGTGGTGTTAGTGGTCTGAGCAGCCTCTCTACTGAAAGAACTACAGAGGTTGTTGAGATGAAAAGTAATGTTGATACATGCACTCAAATATTTCCTTCGCAAGGTTTTGAGAGGGCCTTGGAAGATTTACATATGCCTGATTTACTGAGTAGTTGTGCCCAACAGAATGATCAGATTAGTGATAAAATTATTGACGGTTTCTTGGTAGAAAGGTCTATAGAGATTCTGGAAAAAAACAGTGATGTTATGACAGATGTAGAGGCTGTAATTCTCACGCAAATATCTCCTGTAAAAGTTGATGTCCACTATTCTAAGGAAGGTCCCTCCGAAATAGCTTCCAACTGCATTATTGAGAACTCTGTTTCTATGCAGTCATGTCAAACCTTAGGGATTGCCGAGAACAGTGTCAGTGGGCTCTCTACAGATATGGTGGTTGTTATGAAAAGCAATATTAATGAAATATTGCCTCCAGAGGGTTGTCAGGGGGCCTTTGAAGGTTCACATGTGTCAGATTCACCGAGTGTTTGCACTCAAGAGAATGGTCTGAGGAACGATAAGGTTTTTGATTTTGCGTCTTCTGAAAGGGTAACAGAATTTTTGGAACAGAAAAGTGATGCTACAGCCAACATGATGTTTGAAATTGGCACCCAGATATCACTAATGGAGGAAAAGGTCTccaatctgaaggaatgttcttGTGGACTATCCCCCTACGGTATTCATAAGAAGTCTGTTTCTCTGAAATTGTTTCAATCTTTTGATACTGTCAACAATGGCTCTTCTGAGAGTGTGGATGTGCCAGATAAGAATGATTCCCCTGGTAATGTTGATTCTAGCATTTCATTTGACCGTTCTGGAGAGAAATACCATGAAGGAAATGATAATGTCAAAGTTGGTTGTGTATCTAAACCCAAATATCCTGACATTGTAGCATTGTCTTCTCGAAGGAGTGGCCGAAGTCGCAAGACTCAGACAAAAAGGGCCCCAAGGAAAGGCAGAAGCACATCTAAAGAGTTGCAGCCACTTGGAAGCCTTGAAACTGTCTTCAAGGCTGCTGGAAGGAAGAGAAGCTGCCTTTCCAAACCAGCTCGTTCTTCTGTATGGGGATTATTAGGGAGTGTAACACAATCTTTTGAAGAGAGTAACAGGCTTGAGGTCAGTCAAGGTAAGAATCAAGGATCACAGAAACGAAGGAGTGGACAAAGAAGTGGACAACGGAATCAGAGTGGTGCTGGTGGAAATTCACAAGGGTCTAGGGGTACAAGCAGTGCTTCAACTAATCGTGTTCGCTTGAAGGTTAAAGTGGGGAAAGAAGTGTGTAAAAGTTCTCTCTACATCACAGTATCTGAGGTTGTTGATACCTCAGCATCAACAAATTCTGTTAAAAAAGGGAATGGCAATGAGGGTAATTGGAGAAATGCGACTGTTGGGGAGGATAGAACTTATCTGGATGCTCCTGTTATGGATGTTGATCTGGCTAATAAGGACTTGGAGAGTGTTGTTCTCACAGAGAATTCAGCTGAAGATGTTATTGATAATTTTCGTGGGGTTCCATCTCATTCAGTTGCTGTATCTTCAGGAGGATCAGTTGGGACTAGCTTTACAGATCCTGGAACTTCACCTGATTCAGAAATTATCAATATGGTTCCAGATGCAGATGTTGAGGCAAGACTGCAAGAAGATTCTCATGGTAATGTTTTAACTTCTGACAAGGTTTTTGCTGCTTCTGGAGACTTTAAGAAAGGAAATAAGAAGCATAAAGTCCCTCATGCGAAAAATTGTGTTTGGGAAGGTGATAAACTGTATTCAGCAAGCATGAATAAAGAAATGCAATCAGAACCAGATGCGTGCGGGCAAAGTCAGGATTTTTTCCCTAGTGAGATACTCACTTCATACACCTGTGCAAATGCTTCAAGCAACTCATCAAATGATAAGGAATCATCTTTGGAAGCACTGCGCTTGTCAGGAGAAACTGACCATGGAATTTCTAGAGATGTTCTTAGAGTGGAACTGGGTGCAGATAATCTTGATGTGGGCTTAGGATTACCAAAATCACAATCCTCAAAATCTAAGGGACTGAAGCATCCCAAGGTCAGGTCCAGAGGCTGTGACTCAGCAAGTAAGAAGGGTAATGCTCATAGACTGACGGAAAACCAGAAACAGTCTGCTAACAAGAAGAAAGTCATGATAAAGGCTGATGGGGATCAGGTTTCATGCAAAGTGGAAAGTCTCCCAGAATCAG GAGATCACTTAGCGGACAACAATAGGAAAACTGACTCTGTTAATGATGCTGAATGCATAGGTGTTCCTAACTTGGACATGGTGCCTGTTGACTTAGATAAGCATTATTTACCACCACGTAATGCTTGGGTGCTCTGTGATGATTGTCATAAATGGAGGCATATACCAGCTGAACTTGCAGATGTTATAGATGAACAAAAGTGCACATG GACCTGTAAAGATAACAAGGATGAAGCCTTTGCTGATTGTTCAATCCCTCAAGAGAAATCGAATTCTGAGATTAACGCAGAGTTGGATATATCAGATGCCTCAGGTGATGAAGATGCATCCGGCACCCGATCAAAGTACAAAGAATTGGAATGTTGGCGTCCAACAG TTTCTCAACAGAATGTTGCAAGCATAAAAACTAATCAGTTCCTTCACCGTGGCCGTAAAACTCAGAATATTGACGAG ATAATGGTTTGTCATTGCAAACCACCTTCAGATGGCCAGTTGGGTTGCGGAGATGATTGCCTGAATCGAATGCTTAATATTGAATGTGTTCGAGGAGCCTGTCCATGTAGAGACCTTTGTTCAAATCAGCag TTCCAAAAACGCCGATATGCCAAACTAGAGAAGTTTCGAAGTGGAAAGAAGGGTTTCGGGCTCAGGTTGCTTGAGGATATATTTAAAGGGCATTTTCTTATTGAATATGTTGGAGAG GTGCTTGATACAAATGCTTATGAGGCACGACAAAAAGAGTATGCTGTGAAGGGTCACAGACATTTCTACTTCATGACATTGAATGGCAGTGAG gTAATAGATGCATGTGCAAAGGGAAATTTGGGGCGTTTCATTAACCATAGTTGTGATCCTAATTGTCGCACAGAAAAG TGGATGGTGAATGGAGAGATTTGTATAGGACTATTTGCATTGAGAGATATAAAGAAG GGTGAAGAGGTTACATTTGACTACAACTATGTAAGGGTTTTCGGAGCTGCTGCCAAAAAATGTCATTGTGGTTCATCTGTATGTCGGGGTTACATAGGTGGTGATCTTCTTGATAGTGAAGTCATTGTTCAAGATGATTCAGATGAAGAATATATGGAGCCCGTGATGATTCCAGAAGATGCTGTATCTGAAGATAGGTCTGACAATACGTTGCCTGCAAATAAAGTAATTGATGATTCAATAATTGCTATTGGGGAATTGGAGTATACCACACAAAGAGAGGAGTCTGTGAATCAATCTGATTCACTTGTTTCTCACATACACGCTCCATTGGAATTGAAGCACTCAAGACAGAAATTACCATCTTCTGTCCAACCAGTTGAAGCTTCCCAACAAACAGAAGATGTAGCTAGTATACCCATGCCTGTTATTGAGCAGGAAATTTTTGGAGAAAGGGAGCCTACAGAAAAATCCTCAAACTCCTTTGAAAGACTAGAGACTAGTACGACAAAAGTGCTTAGCAAATCATTATCTGATGGAACTGACGGTGACAGGAAGTCCAAGTCTGGTACTATTGAAGCTGGACAGTTTCCTTCCAAAGTGCGTTCTAATGTGAAAACTTCCAAATCATCAAGTTTTGTGAAGAAAAGCAAAGTGAAGATTACCCCAAATGGTAACAAAATTCAAGTGACAGCTACCAAATCTCACGTGCTATCTATCAAGCCTCAACGATTAACAGAAGGCTCAG TTGAGGAGAAGCTTAACGAGCTGTTGGATGGCGAAGGAGGGATAAATAAACGGAAA GATTCCACTAAAGGCTACTTGAAGCTTCTGATCCTTACTGCAGTATCAGGTGATAGTGGCAGTGGGGAAGTAATTCAGAG CAATCGAGATCTTTCTATGATCCTTGATGCACTTTTGAAAACAAAGTCACGGATGGTTTTGATTGatgtaataaataaaaacg gTTTGAGAATGCTACACAACGTAATGAAAAAATACAGAGAAGACTTCAAAAAGATACCAATCCTCCGGAAGCTTCTGAAG GTCCTAGAGTATTTAGCTATGAAGCAGATACTTACATCGGATCATATTACTGGAGGTCCTCCCTGTGCTGGAATGGAGAG CTTTATGGAGTCAATGCTGTCACTGACAGAACACGAAGACAGACAG GTCCACCAAATAGCACGGAATTTTCGAGACAAGTGGATTCCCAGACCTTTCAGAAGACATGGCTATGTAGACAGGATTGATAGCAAGATGGAATTTAACAGAGGTTCAAACTGCAATAGATTTTCTGCATCACATGATAATTGGCGTGATCAAAGTGGAAGGTCTACTGAAGCTATAGATAGTGCCAAACAATCAATGGTCTCAACAACTTCTGTGAGTACAGGTGTCCAGGAGGTCTCTTCCGCACCTTGTATGGGTGGTTGCCCTACCAGTGAGACAAAAGTTCGCAAGCGTAAAAGCCGATGGGATCAACCTGCAGACCCAGATTCAAGTTTACTTCAGAACAGAGAACAGAAGAGTGAGTCTGGATTGAGTAGACAGTTAGCACCTAGTCCATCTCTGGGGATAGGTGAAATGGCATTGCATCTGGAGAGGGTGAGTGGAGAAGATGGAACTTGTTCCAGCAGTGTGCATGGTAACTGTCAGCAAAATGATGGAACAGAGATGAACCTTGACGATATTCCTCCTGGGTTTGATGCCCCTGCGATTTCATCTATGGCTTCGTCATCACTTTGTCCTTTGAAGTGTGCTGCCCCAGCGGTAGGGCATCCACAGGAGAAATTTGTTTCTCGCTTACCCGTCTCATACGGAATTCCCGTGTCTGCCATGCAGCAATATGGGACACTACATGCTGAAACTGTAGAGACTTGGACTGTTGCTCCTGGGATACCTTTTCATCCTTTTCCACCATTGCCCTCGTTTCCCCGTCAGAAGAAGGGCCCTTCACCTTCTCATACCGTCAATCATGTGGCAGTTAGTCAACCTGCAGAAGGAAAACATGACAGGTGCGTTCCTGCAACatctctctctaatgaaagcATTCCTGGCACAACAGGTGCCAATCAGGCAGAGTTTAGCATTCCATGTGCAAACAACCAATATACATCTAAGCGGCCGAGAGGATTCTCAAATGATTTGGGAAGGAGATACTTTAAGCAGCAGAAGTACtggaataataataatacaaaatttGGACCGCCATCTTCCGGCGACAGAAATGGGTTGGGGTGCAACGGAAACCACTCTGGTGGTGGAACAAACGGCGTCATAGGTGTAGGAAATGTAGTAAATGAGCATAGGAGTTCATATTATGCCAATGTCAATCAGCATCCACAACACAATTAA